The region AAGGGCCTCAACCTCGGGCTGCGGGCGGCGATGGAACGCGACCCCAAGGTCCTGGTGATGGGTGAGGACGTGGGCAAGCTCGGCGGCGTCTTCCGCGTCACCGACGGCCTGCAGAAGGACTTCGGCGAGCACCGCGTGCTGGACACGCCGCTGGCCGAGTCCGGCATCATCGGCACCGCGATCGGCCTGGCCATCCGCGGCTACCGGCCGGTGTGCGAGATCCAGTTCGACGGGTTCATCTTCCCCGGCTTCGACCAGATCGTCTCCCAGCTCGCCAAGCTGCACTTCCGCACCCAGGGCAAGCTGAAGATGCCGGTGGTCGTGCGGGTGCCCTTCGGCGGCGGCATCGGTGCCGTCGAGCACCACTCGGAGTCCCCGGAGTCGCTGTTCGCCCACATCGGCGGGCTGAAGGTGGTCTCCTGCTCCAACGCCGTGGACGCCTACTGGATGCTCCAGCAGGCCATCGAGTGCGACGACCCGGTGCTCTTCTTCGAGCCGAAGCGCCGCTACTACGAGAAGGCCGAGCTGGACCCGACCGCCGAGCCCGCACCGCTGTTCTCGTCGCGGGTGCTGCGCCCGGGGTCGTCGCTGACGCTGGCCACCTACGGGCCGATGGTGCGCACCTGCCTGGACGCGGCCAAGGCCGCCGAGGAGGACGGCCACGACCTGGAGGTCGTCGACCTGCGCACGCTGTCGCCGCTGGACCTCGGTCCGGTCTACGAGTCGGTGCGGCGCACCGGCAGGCTGGTGGTGGTCAGCGAGGCTCCGCCGGAGGCTTCGATCACCTCGGAGATCGCGACCCGGGTGCAGCAGGAGTGCTTCTACTCCCTGGAGGCGCCGGTGCTGCGGACGACCGGCTTCGACACCCCGTACCCGCCGAGCAAACTGGAGGAGGGCTTCCTGCCCGACCTCGACCGGGTACTCGACGCCGTCGACCGCTCGCTGGCCTTCTGAGGGAGTCATCGATGCCACAGCTCAAGCACTTCCCGCTGCCCGACGTCGGCGAGGGGCTGACCGAGGCCGAGATCCTGGACTGGAAGGTCAAGCCGGGCGACGCGGTCTCGGTGAACCAGATCATCGTCGAGATCGAGACGGCCAAGGCGTCCGTGGAGCTGCCGTGCCCGTTCGCGGGCCAGGTCAGCGAGCTGCTCGCCGACACCGGTCAGACGGTGGAGGTCGGCACCCCGATCATCACGATCGACCTGGACCCGTCCGGCGCGGCGGCACCGCAGGAGGCCGCCCCCGCCGAGAGCGAGGGCAAGATCGGCGAGGAGTCCAACGGGCGGATCGCCACGCTGGTCGGCTACGGCCCGCGGACCAGCTCGGCGAAGCGCCGCCCGCGCAAGGGCTCGGCCCAGGCCGCACCCGCCGCTTCCGCCGCGCCCCCCGCTTCCGCGGCACCCGTCGAGCCGCCGGTCGCGGCCGAGCCTCCCGCCGCCGTCGCGGCCGAGGTCCAGGTGCCCGCGCAGCCGTCGGCGCCCGCGCGCAACGGCGGATACGTGCCGCTGGCCAAGCCGCCGGTGCGCAAGCTCGCCAAGGACCTCGGGGTGGACCTGCACGGGGTCGCCGGCTCCGGTGAGGGCGGCGTGATCACTCGCGAAGACGTGCGTTCCGCCGCGGCTCCGGCCGCCGCCCCGGCGGCGGCACCGGGCGCCCGCGAGCGGCGCGTGCCGATCAAGGGGGTCCGCAAGGCCACCGCGCAGGCGATGGTCAGCAGCGCCTTCACCGCACCGCACGTCACCGAGTTCCTCACCGTCGACGTCACGCCGATGATGGAGCTGCGCGAGCGGCTGAAGTCCCACCCCGAGTTCCGCGGGGTCAAGGTCACGCCGCTGGCGTTCGCGGCCAAGGCGCTGTGCCTGGCCGCGCGGCGCACGCCGGACGTGAACGCGACGTGGGACGAGGCCGCGGGCGAGATCGTCTACAAGGACTACGTGCACCTGGGCATCGCGGCGGCGACACCGCGCGGCCTGGTGGTGCCGAAGATCCGGGACGCCGACGGCATGTCGCTGCGGGAGCTGGCCGAGGCGCTGGAGTCGCTGACCGCGACCGCCCGCGAGGGCAGGACGCCCCCGGCCGACATGGTCGGCGGGACGATCACGATCACCAACGTCGGCGTGTTCGGCGTCGACACCGGGACCCCGATCCTCAACCCCGGCGAGTCGGCGATCCTGGCGTTCGGCGCGGTCCGGGACATGCCGTGGGTGGTCGACGGCCAGGTCGTGCCGCGCAAGGTCTGCCAGCTCGCGCTGAGCTTCGACCACCGGGTGGTCGACGGCCAGCAGGGCTCGCAGTTCCTCGCCGACGTCGGGGCGCTGCTGTCGGACCCGAGCATGGCGATCACCTACTGACGCACGCGAGAAGGGCCCCTCGTTCCGGTGGGCGGATTCAAGGGGTCGTCGCAACACAGATGGTCAACTGGCTTTGGTCAGGAGCATAGCGAGGCGCTCGGCTGGGGAGTCCCAGCCGAGCGTTTTGCGTGGTCGCCCGTTGAGCTGTTGGGCGACGTGTTCAAGGTCCTCGGGTCCGTAAACGCTGAGGTCGGTGCCCTTGGGGAAGTACTGGCGCAGCAGTCCGTTGGTGTTTTCGTTGCTGCCGCGCTGCCAGGGACTGGCCGGGTCGCAGAAGTAGACCGGCATGTCGGTGGCCATGGTGAACTGCTTGTGGCGGGCCATCTCGGCTCCCTGGTCCCAGGTCAGCGAGCCACGAAGGTGAGTCGGCAGCGTTGTGATAGTCGCTACGAGTCCGTCCCGGACCGTTTCGGCGTCATGCCCGTTCGGTAGGTGGACCAGCATCGTGTACCGCGTGGTGCGTTCCACCAGGGTGCCGATCGCGGACTGGCTGCCAGCGCCAATGATCAAGTCTCCCTCCCAGTGGCCGGGCACGGCCCGGTCGGCGGCCTCGGCGGGGCGGTCGCTGATCATCACCATCGGGTCGATGAACCGCGCGGTGCGCTGGTTCGGGTTGCGGCGTGGCTTGCGGCGGGTCCGGCCGGTGCGGATCGCGGCCTGTACTTCGCGTTTGAGACCACCGCGGGCCTGGAAGTACAGCGCCTGGTAGATCGTCTCCACGCTCACTCGCATCCTCTGGTCGCCGGGATGCTCCTTGCCTAGAGCGTGGCAGATCTGCTCCGGTGACCAGCGCTCGCGCAGCCCGTCGGCCACGAACTGGCGTAACGGTCCCTGCGCGATCAGCTTGCGTTGCTTCGGGCGCGGTCGACGGGCGGCCGCCGCTCGGTGAGCCGCATACGGCCGGTAGGCGCCGTGGGTGGAGTTCGCGCGGATCTCCCGCAAGATCGTGCTGGCCGACCGCCCCAACGCCTTCCCGATCGCCCGCAGTGAGTGGCCCTCGGCCCGCAGGTCCCGGATCCGCTCCCGCTCCACCAAGGTCAGCAGCCGAGGATGCAACTGCTTGTCCAGTGCGGACAGCTTGGGCGCTGGGGAGTTCACGTCGACAATCGTGCTGGTCCCCGCCGCGTAATCGACACGAACCCCGTTCGGGTAGGTCCGCGCGTTCCGGCTCTTGCGGACCCCGTAGTCCCAGTCCTTCGCCGTGCGCTCGTTGATGCCCACCCGCTCGGCCGCCCGACGTCGGGCCACACCCTCGGAACGCAACCGCTCGTACTCCTCGCGCCGTGGGTGTCGACGCGACGCCCGAATCGACCGCCGCCCAGCCTGCCGGGCCCAACCAAAGGCCGTGTTCCGGTTCAGGCCCAGCTCACGGGCCGCCACAGTGACGCTCCCAACCGCATCAAGCCGGTCCAGGAAACGTTGCTTCAGCTCGGCACTGTCACCCTCACATGCCACGGTCCTCGCAACTCCCACAGGTCGCAGGTGTTGCGAGGACCGCTAGAACCCCCGCTGTGGACGAGGGGCCCTTCTCGCTTGTCAGGCGCTGTAGCCCTTCGGCGGGATCAGCGTCGAGAGCTGGTCGAAGCTGAGCCAGTAGAGCTGGTTGCCGGAGAACGACGCCGGGTCGGCGATGTGCACGGTCATGTTCTCGCTGTCGTAGCCGATGACCGTGAAGTAGTGGTAGATCGTCTGCCCGGGCGGGTAGCCGGGCGGCTGGTTGCCGGGCGGCGCGACGATGTTGGCCACGATCGCGTGCCCGGAGTCGATGTCGGCGACGATGTCGCTCCAGAGCTTGTCCTTCTGCTCCTGCGTCGGCGGGTCGTCGGGCATCTCGACGGTGGAGTACTCGCTGCCGGTTCCCGAGAGCCGGTTGTTGAGCACGCCGGTCACCTGCGAGATGTGGTCGGTGCCGTTCTCGGTGGTGCCGAGCTCGGCGGCGAGGGTCTCCTGGCTGGGCAGGTCGCCGGTGCGGGCGGACAGCGCGATGCGGGTGGCGGCGGGACCGCACCAGTAGCCGGTCTCCTGCACCTGGTAGTCGACGTCGAGGGACTTCGCGGCCGCGACCCGCACCTGGGCGGGTGCCTCGGGGGCCGCTGCGGCGGCGGGCAGGGCGGGCGCCCCGGCCAGCACCGCGGTGGCGGCCACGACCAGGAGTCGGCGCATGCTGGTCTCCGTTGCTCGTGATCTTCTGACGAACAACGTCATGCTTTCCGACGACAAGCAACAGCGGGAGCGGCCGGACGGCGCAATCGGGATGGTGCGCACGCCCCCGCGATCAATGGCGCCGGAAGACCACCACGCCCCGCGCAGGCCGCCACAGCTTGATCAGCAACTGCCCCGCGGCCTCGTCCACACCGGTGGTCACGACCTCGGTGATCTCCACGCGGAACAGGTGCGAGTCGTCACCGGCGGGTTTCGCGCGCTCGATCCAGGCACGGCGCTCGGAGGGGGCGGTGACCTCGAAAGCCCTGCCGGAGAGCTTGACGTCGGGATCGCCCAGACCCGCCTCACCGGGCTGTGCGTGCACCGACATGCGCGGGTCGCGCCGCAGGTCGAGCGCCTTGTGCGAGCCGGGCATCGACCACAGCTCCAGCACGTCGTCGCGCCAGTGGACCTCGATGGCGCTGAGTCGCGGCGAGCCGTCCCGCCGCAGGGTCGCGAGCACGTGGCGCCTGCTCGCCCCGAACCGCCGCCGCACGTCCGCCGCGATCCGCGGCTCCTCGGCGGAGAACTGCTTCCAGCTGACCACGGGCACCAGGTTCGCACCGATCACCGACAGACCGGTGCGAACCGGTGAAGCCCGTTCGTCCCGCCCGGGGGCGGGACGCGATCAGTCCTGCTTGCGGCGCCTGCCGCCCTTCTTGCCCGCGGACGCGGTCGCGCTCTCGGAGTCGGCGACCTTCGCCTGCTCGTGGCGCTTGGCGCTCTCGGCCTCCGCCTCGCGGATGAAGTCGAACGCGTGCATGTCGAAGTCGTGCACGTCGATCTCGGGCAGCTCGCCGAGTTCCTTGTTCAGTTCTCCGAAGATCGGAGTCTTCGGGTCGTGGGTGGTGTTCACCGCTTCGCCCTCCCGTTTCGCTCTCGAAGCCGTGCCCGGTCCCGGCCGGGGCTCGCGAGCCCTCGCCGGTCCCGGTCGCGCTTGGTGTGGTCCCTCCCCGATGGGCCCACCCGGCGCGTTCGGCTCCACGCGTGGCCGATCGCGCCGTTGGGACGCGCGCTGACCGAGCAAGTGTCGCGTCAGCCGCCCATTTTCACCTGTTCGGGTGAGTCAGATAGTGCTTCTGCCCACCCGCGCGGGCATGGCGCCCACGAAATCCTGCCTGTTCTCGGTCAAACCCGCTCGGGCTTTGTGCAATTCCGCACCGTGGCGAGCGCCACTCCTGCCTTCCGCAACGCGGCCGAATGAGGGAAGGGAGCCCACCGCACGGCGTCGTGCCCCCACGGCGGAACGGACGCGATGCCACCGGGCGCGCCCTCGGGCCGGACGGCATCGGGCGGCCTCCGTCCGACCCACTCCCGGTGAACTTGCGAACGAGCAGGTTCAACGGACGCGGCCCCGGCTTGATCGCGGCTGTTCTAGCCTTGGGGGAAGCACCCTGGGTGAGGCGCGGCCGGCAGGCCGCCGTGGTGAGAGGTGAGATGAAGGCCGACGTGGAGCACTCGGATCGCCCCCGCCCCCGCACCAAGCGGCTGCCGCGCTCGGTGCGGGAACGGCAGATCCTGGACGCGGCGGTGGACGTCTTCGCCGCGCACGGCTTCCACCAGGCGTCGATGGACGAGATCTCCGAGGTCGCGGGCATCTCCAAGCCGATGATCTACGCCTACCTGGGGTCGAAGGAGGAGCTGTTCGTCGCCTGCATCCAGCGGGAGGCGGCCAGGCTGCTCGACGCCATCCGCGGCGCGGTCGACACCGGCCTGCGGCCCGACCAGCAGCTCTGGCGCGGGCTGCGGTCGTTCTTCGAGTACACCCAGCAGTACCGGTCGAGCTGGGCGGTGCTGCACCGGCAGGCCAACGCCCAGGGCGAACCGTTCTCCATCGAGCTCGCGCAGTGGCGCAGCCGCACCCGCGACGTCATCGCGATGCTGCTGGCCCGGGCGACCGAGTCGGCCGAGCAGCAGATGCAGCCCGAGCAGATGCAGCCGTTCGCCGCTGCGCTGGTCGGCGCGGGCGAGTCGCTGGTCGACTGGTGGCTGGACAATCCCGACCACACCGCCGACGGCATGGCGATGCGCCTGATGAACATGGTCTGGATGGGCTTCGGCGACCTGGTCGAGGGCCGCGACTGGAAACCGGAGTGACCCGGGTGCCGGCTCCGGATGGAACCGGCACCCCGCGCTCAGCGGGTGATCGTGCCGAACAGGTGCGGCTTGCCCGACCCGGAGTGCAAGGCGAACTCCTGGCCGCGCTCGGTGAACTCCACCGACGAGGGCAGCAGCACCGGCTTGCGGAACTCGACCTCCACACCGCACGCCTCGGGCAGCCTGCCCTCGAAGGCGGCCACGCAGCGGGCCTTCGACCACATGCCGTGGGCGATGGCGCGCGGGAAGCCGAACGCCTTCGCGGTCAGCGGGTGCATGTGGATCGGGTTGCGGTCGCCCGACACCGCGGCGTAGCGGCGGCCGAGGTCGCCGGGCAGCCGCCACCGCGCGGTGGCCTCGCCCGCCTCGATGCCCGCCCGCTCCGTACGCGCGGCCTCGGCGCCGTCTTCCTGCTTTCCCCTGCGCAGGTAGGTGCTGACCTCCCGCCAGACCACCTCGCCGCCGGTGCTGGTCTCGGTGATGACGTCGAACTGCCTGCCCTTCGGGTGCGGGCGCAGGTTCCGCACCCGCACCTGCTGGCTCAGCTCGTCGGTCACCAGCAGCGGCCGATCCTGCTGGATCGTGTTGGCCACGTGCACCAGCCCGACCAGCGGGAACGGGAAGCCCTGGTCGGTCATCAGCCGCACCGCCATGCCGAAGGACAGCACGTGCGGGTAGGTCAGCGGCAGCTCGTCGCGCAGCCCGAAACCGCACACCCGGTTGTAGTCGGCGAGGTGCTCGCGGTCGACGGTGATGCCGTGCCGGACGTACTCGGTGTCGGGCAGGCTGGAGCCCCGCCGCGCCGGGCCGGAGGCGACCGCCCTGAGGTACAGGGAAGAAAGGTTCGGTGCGCTGGTCAGCTCCGGCATGTCAGGCTCCCAGCAGGCTCTGGCCGCAGACCCGGACCACGTTGCCGTTGACCCCGGCGGAGGCGGGGCCGGCGAACCAGGCGATCGTCTCGGCGACGTCCACCGGCAGGCCGCCCTGCGACATGCTGTTCATCCGCCTGCCCGCCTCGCGCACGAACAACGGCACCGCGGCGGTCATCTTGGTCTCGATGAACCCGGGCGCGACCGCGTTGACGGTGGCCCCGCGGGCGGCGGCGACCGGGGCGGTGCCCTGGACCAGACCGATCACGCCCGCCTTGGACGTGGCGTAGTTGGTCTGGCCGACGTTGCCCGCGATGCCGCTGATCGAGGCGACCCCGATGATCCGCCCGCCCGGCCGCAGCGGCGAGCCCTCCGCGAGCAGCGCTTCGTTGATGCGCTCCTGCGAGGTGAGGTTGACCGCGATCACCGCGTCCCACTGCTGCTCGGTCATCCGGCCCAGCGTCTTGTCCCGGGTGATGCCCGCGTTGTGCACGACGACGTCGATGCCGCCGTGTCGTTCGGTGAAGTGCTCGAGGATGCGCTGCGGCGCGTCCTGGGCGGTGATGTCGAGCTGGAGCGTCGAGCCGCCGATGCTGTTTGCGACCCGGGTCAGGTCACCGCCCTGGGCGGGGACGTCGAGGCAGACCACGTGCGCGCCGTCGCGAGCCAGGGTCTCGGCGATCGCCTCGCCGATGCCCCGGGACGCGCCGGTGACCAGCGCGACCTTGTCGCGCAGCGGCTGCGCCTGGTCGACCTCGGGGACCTCGGCCGGCCCGATCCGCACGACCTGCCCGGACACGTAGGCGGACTTCGCCGAGAGCAGGAAGCGCAGCGTCGAGTCGAGTGCCCCTTCGGCGCCTTCGGAGACGTAGACGAGCTGCACGGTCGCCCCGCGCTTGAGCTCCTTGCCGACGCTGCGGGTGAAACCCTCCAGCGCCCGGCGGGCGACCTGCTCGCGCGGGTCGGCGGCCTCCTCGGGCGGTGCGGCGAGCACGACCACCCGGCCGCACCGGTCGACCTGCCGGATCGTCGAGGCGAAGAACTCGTAGACCTGCCGCAGGTCGGTGCTGGAGTGCACGCCGCTGGCGTCGAAGACCAGCCCGGCGTAGCGGGCGCCGTCGGTGCGCACGTCGTGGACCTGGGCGTGGACGTCCTTGAGGGTGGCGGCCACCGAGGCGCCGAGGCGCGAGCCGGCGGCGGCGCCGGTGAGCACCGGGCCGGAGACGACCGGGTCGCCCGGGCGGTGGCGCCGCAGCGGGGTCGGCTGCGGGAGACCGAGGCGCTTGCTGATCTGCCGTCCCAGCGGGGACGAGGTGAACTGTAGGTACCGGTCGGACATTCGACACTCCTGCGGACTGACGGCTCGACGCATAAGCTACTCATCGGTAGGTTAGATTGCCCAGAGAGTCAGCACCAGTGAGGGAGTCAGGTATGTCCTCCGTTCGCCGGGTCGCGGTAGTTGGCGGCAACCGGATCCCGTTCGCGCGCGCCGGCGGCCCCTACGCCCGCGCCTCCAACCAGGACATGCTCACCGCGGCACTCGACGGGCTGATCGCCCGCTTCGCCCTGCAGGGCGAGCAGGTCGGCGAGTTCGTCGCCGGAGCGGTGCTCAAGCACAGCCGGGACTTCAACCTGGCGCGCGAGACGGTCCTCGGCTCCAGGCTGGACCCCCGGACCCCGGCGCACGACGTGCAGATGGCCTGCGCGACCGGGCTCGAGTCGGTCATCTCGGTGGCCAACAAGATCGCGCTCGGCCAGATCGACAGCGGCATCGCCGGTGGCGTCGACACGGCCAGCGACGCCCCCATCGGCGTCAACGAGGACCTGCGGCGCGTGCTGCTCGCGGCGAACCACGCCAAGACCCCGGCCGCGCGGCTCAAGGCGCTGGCCGGCATCCGGCCCCAGCACGTCGTGCCCGAGATCCCGCGCAACTCCGAGCCCCGCACCGGGCTCTCCATGGGCGAGCACGCCGCCAGGACCGCGCCGGCCTGGCAGATCGGGCGCGAGGCGCAGGACGAGCTCGCCGCCCGCAGCCACCAGCGGCTCGCGGCGGCCTACGAG is a window of Saccharopolyspora erythraea NRRL 2338 DNA encoding:
- a CDS encoding dihydrolipoamide acetyltransferase family protein, which translates into the protein MPQLKHFPLPDVGEGLTEAEILDWKVKPGDAVSVNQIIVEIETAKASVELPCPFAGQVSELLADTGQTVEVGTPIITIDLDPSGAAAPQEAAPAESEGKIGEESNGRIATLVGYGPRTSSAKRRPRKGSAQAAPAASAAPPASAAPVEPPVAAEPPAAVAAEVQVPAQPSAPARNGGYVPLAKPPVRKLAKDLGVDLHGVAGSGEGGVITREDVRSAAAPAAAPAAAPGARERRVPIKGVRKATAQAMVSSAFTAPHVTEFLTVDVTPMMELRERLKSHPEFRGVKVTPLAFAAKALCLAARRTPDVNATWDEAAGEIVYKDYVHLGIAAATPRGLVVPKIRDADGMSLRELAEALESLTATAREGRTPPADMVGGTITITNVGVFGVDTGTPILNPGESAILAFGAVRDMPWVVDGQVVPRKVCQLALSFDHRVVDGQQGSQFLADVGALLSDPSMAITY
- a CDS encoding TetR/AcrR family transcriptional regulator — protein: MKADVEHSDRPRPRTKRLPRSVRERQILDAAVDVFAAHGFHQASMDEISEVAGISKPMIYAYLGSKEELFVACIQREAARLLDAIRGAVDTGLRPDQQLWRGLRSFFEYTQQYRSSWAVLHRQANAQGEPFSIELAQWRSRTRDVIAMLLARATESAEQQMQPEQMQPFAAALVGAGESLVDWWLDNPDHTADGMAMRLMNMVWMGFGDLVEGRDWKPE
- a CDS encoding MaoC/PaaZ C-terminal domain-containing protein; the encoded protein is MPELTSAPNLSSLYLRAVASGPARRGSSLPDTEYVRHGITVDREHLADYNRVCGFGLRDELPLTYPHVLSFGMAVRLMTDQGFPFPLVGLVHVANTIQQDRPLLVTDELSQQVRVRNLRPHPKGRQFDVITETSTGGEVVWREVSTYLRRGKQEDGAEAARTERAGIEAGEATARWRLPGDLGRRYAAVSGDRNPIHMHPLTAKAFGFPRAIAHGMWSKARCVAAFEGRLPEACGVEVEFRKPVLLPSSVEFTERGQEFALHSGSGKPHLFGTITR
- a CDS encoding IS30 family transposase, with translation MARRRAAERVGINERTAKDWDYGVRKSRNARTYPNGVRVDYAAGTSTIVDVNSPAPKLSALDKQLHPRLLTLVERERIRDLRAEGHSLRAIGKALGRSASTILREIRANSTHGAYRPYAAHRAAAARRPRPKQRKLIAQGPLRQFVADGLRERWSPEQICHALGKEHPGDQRMRVSVETIYQALYFQARGGLKREVQAAIRTGRTRRKPRRNPNQRTARFIDPMVMISDRPAEAADRAVPGHWEGDLIIGAGSQSAIGTLVERTTRYTMLVHLPNGHDAETVRDGLVATITTLPTHLRGSLTWDQGAEMARHKQFTMATDMPVYFCDPASPWQRGSNENTNGLLRQYFPKGTDLSVYGPEDLEHVAQQLNGRPRKTLGWDSPAERLAMLLTKAS
- a CDS encoding alpha-ketoacid dehydrogenase subunit beta, producing MAAPALERPTAPVATQMVTIAKGLNLGLRAAMERDPKVLVMGEDVGKLGGVFRVTDGLQKDFGEHRVLDTPLAESGIIGTAIGLAIRGYRPVCEIQFDGFIFPGFDQIVSQLAKLHFRTQGKLKMPVVVRVPFGGGIGAVEHHSESPESLFAHIGGLKVVSCSNAVDAYWMLQQAIECDDPVLFFEPKRRYYEKAELDPTAEPAPLFSSRVLRPGSSLTLATYGPMVRTCLDAAKAAEEDGHDLEVVDLRTLSPLDLGPVYESVRRTGRLVVVSEAPPEASITSEIATRVQQECFYSLEAPVLRTTGFDTPYPPSKLEEGFLPDLDRVLDAVDRSLAF
- a CDS encoding C39 family peptidase, giving the protein MRRLLVVAATAVLAGAPALPAAAAAPEAPAQVRVAAAKSLDVDYQVQETGYWCGPAATRIALSARTGDLPSQETLAAELGTTENGTDHISQVTGVLNNRLSGTGSEYSTVEMPDDPPTQEQKDKLWSDIVADIDSGHAIVANIVAPPGNQPPGYPPGQTIYHYFTVIGYDSENMTVHIADPASFSGNQLYWLSFDQLSTLIPPKGYSA
- a CDS encoding pyridoxamine 5'-phosphate oxidase family protein, whose protein sequence is MIGANLVPVVSWKQFSAEEPRIAADVRRRFGASRRHVLATLRRDGSPRLSAIEVHWRDDVLELWSMPGSHKALDLRRDPRMSVHAQPGEAGLGDPDVKLSGRAFEVTAPSERRAWIERAKPAGDDSHLFRVEITEVVTTGVDEAAGQLLIKLWRPARGVVVFRRH
- a CDS encoding 3-oxoacyl-ACP reductase, with product MSDRYLQFTSSPLGRQISKRLGLPQPTPLRRHRPGDPVVSGPVLTGAAAGSRLGASVAATLKDVHAQVHDVRTDGARYAGLVFDASGVHSSTDLRQVYEFFASTIRQVDRCGRVVVLAAPPEEAADPREQVARRALEGFTRSVGKELKRGATVQLVYVSEGAEGALDSTLRFLLSAKSAYVSGQVVRIGPAEVPEVDQAQPLRDKVALVTGASRGIGEAIAETLARDGAHVVCLDVPAQGGDLTRVANSIGGSTLQLDITAQDAPQRILEHFTERHGGIDVVVHNAGITRDKTLGRMTEQQWDAVIAVNLTSQERINEALLAEGSPLRPGGRIIGVASISGIAGNVGQTNYATSKAGVIGLVQGTAPVAAARGATVNAVAPGFIETKMTAAVPLFVREAGRRMNSMSQGGLPVDVAETIAWFAGPASAGVNGNVVRVCGQSLLGA